One window of the Gavia stellata isolate bGavSte3 chromosome 9, bGavSte3.hap2, whole genome shotgun sequence genome contains the following:
- the LOC104264940 gene encoding 2-hydroxyacylsphingosine 1-beta-galactosyltransferase-like gives MKMMKVLPCPAALLFLMAAFTLEPSCCAKVLIMPTIVFDSHLRVFMRVAEALTDRGHDPVILLHEGRDVETYLPGFRVQRYWGIFSTESADAWVQEKIKRVFQGKMTSLEMFSFLEKYLENCDLVLGNSTLLQKLQREHFDLLLVDPNEMCGFILAHILHVKYAVISTGFWFPAEIGATSPIAYVPEFNSLMTDRMGFFGRTWNLLVYMITRVATKLVILPKFERLMEKHRVEPKTSMLDLVHGTSLFFLCNDVVLDFPRPTLPHVIFTGGILAEPAKPLPVGLRLWVEAADAGVVVVSFGIGIRALPTDLVEKMAGAFARLPQRVVWRYFGQKPRNLGGNTLMMGWLPQNDLLGHPNVKAFVSHCGMNGVFEAIYHGVPVVGFPFYGDQFDIMTRVQAKGMGILMDWSRVKEEDLYQAVVTVISDPSYRKAAKLISALHLDRPMHALNRTVYWLEYILRHDGAPYLRPAVYDLSLYEYFCLDILALLLLCLSGIGFILYKSVVWCKRKGASPVYQNGNCMKGHLTEEKKLQ, from the exons atgaagatgatgaaggtgCTACCGTGCcctgctgctcttctcttcctAATGGCTGCATTCACTCTGGAGCCATCTTGCTGTGCCAAGGTGCTGATCATGCCCACCATAGTCTTTGACAGCCACTTGCGAGTCTTCATGCGAGTGGCAGAGGCACTGACTGACCGGGGCCATGACCCCGTGATACTTCTTCATGAGGGTCGGGATGTGGAAACCTACCTGCCTGGCTTCCGTGTGCAGAGGTACTGGGGTATCTTCAGCACAGAGAGTGCAGATGCCTGGGTGCAGGAAAAGATAAAGCGTGTCTTCCAAGGGAAGATGACCTCTCTGGAGATGTTTTCCTTCTTGGAGAAGTACCTGGAAAACTGTGATTTGGTGCTGGGAAACTCTACCCTTCTGCAGAAACTCCAGCGTGAGCACTTTGACCTGCTGTTGGTGGACCCCAATGAAATGTGCGGCTTTATCCTGGCCCACATCCTCCATGTCAAATATGCTGTTATCTCCACTGGTTTCTGGTTCCCAGCGGAGATTGGTGCCACTTCCCCCATTGCCTATGTCCCCGAGTTCAACTCCCTGATGACAGACAGGATGGGCTTCTTTGGCAGAACTTGGAATCTCCTAGTCTACATGATCACTCGCGTGGCTACAAAGCTGGTCATCCTGCCCAAGTTTGAACGTCTCATGGAGAAGCATAGGGTGGAGCCCAAGACATCCATGTTGGACCTTGTCCATGGAACTAGTCTGTTCTTCCTCTGTAACGATGTGGTGCTGGACTTTCCCCGTCCGACACTCCCTCATGTCATTTTCACTGGGGGAATCCTCGCTGAGCCTGCAAAGCCCCTTCCAGTG GGTCTGCGTCTCTGGGTGGAAGCAGCAGACGCGGGTGTTGTTGTTGTCTCCTTTGGCATCGGGATCCGAGCTCTTCCGACCGATTTGGTGGAGAAGATGGCTGGCGCGTTTGCTCGCCTCCCACAGAGGGTGGTGTGGAG ATACTTTGGGCAGAAGCCAAGAAACCTGGGTGGGAATACGCTGATGATGGGGTGGCTGCCCCAGAACGACCTGCTAG GACATCCCAACGTGAAAGCCTTCGTCAGCCACTGTGGGATGAACGGTGTATTTGAGGCAATTTATCATGGTGTACCAGTGGTGGGATTTCCTTTCTATGGGGACCAGTTTGACATCATGACCAGAGTGCAGGCAAAGGGCATGGGTATCCTCATGGACTGGAGCAGAGTAAAAGAAGAGGATCTTTACCAGGCTGTTGTCACAGTTATCTCTGATCCCAG CTACAGAAAAGCAGCCAAGCTCATCTCAGCTTTGCACCTGGACAGACCAATGCATGCTCTCAATAGGACAGTGTACTGGCTGGAGTACATCCTTCGTCACGATGGGGCACCGTATCTTCGCCCTGCTGTCTACGACCTCTCCTTATATGAGTACTTCTGCCTGGACATTTTGGCTCTTCTCTTGCTGTGTCTGTCCGGTATTGGATTCATCCTCTACAAATCTGTGGTGTGGTGCAAAAGGAAGGGGGCCAGCCCTGTGTATCAGAACGGCAATTGCATGAAAGGCCACCtcacagaagagaagaaattgcAGTAG